Proteins encoded together in one Anopheles darlingi chromosome 3, idAnoDarlMG_H_01, whole genome shotgun sequence window:
- the LOC125955154 gene encoding Golgi-associated plant pathogenesis-related protein 1-like has translation MSQTQEFRETVLTQHNKYREIHSAPPLELCGILCERAEKRANELTELDSMDHESTGENLFKCVESKLSGKKVVETWYEEKKLFNYDAPYDHDQHRRAGHFVQVIWNDSHRLGVGFATKDDTSYVVCYYDPSADEEKFHNNVNKPKAK, from the exons ATGAG CCAAACTCAGGAATTTCGAGAAACGGTGCTAACCCAACACAACAAGTATCGCGAGATACATTCAGCTCCTCCACTAGAGCTCTGTGGTATTCTATGCGAACGTGCTGAGAAACGGGCAAAT GAACTAACGGAACTTGATAGCATGGATCATGAGTCCACTGGAGAAAATTTGTTCAAATGCGTCGAAAGCAAACTTAGTGGAAAGAAAGTAGTGGAAACCTGgtacgaagaaaaaaaactcttcaaTTACGATGCACCATACGACCATGACCAACATCGCAGAGCAGGACACTTCGTGCAAGTTATTTGGAATGATTCCCATCGTCTTGGAGTTGGTTTTGCAACAAAAGATGATACAAGCTACGTTGTTTGTTATTATGACCCTAGCGCTGACGAAGAAAAATTCCATAATAatgtaaataaaccaaaagcTAAATGA
- the LOC125955153 gene encoding uncharacterized protein LOC125955153 translates to MSFTTFQQAVLERHNTLRARHSAAPLALDSNLCNFAQEWANVLASRNIMQHRSNNKYGENLYASFGNTNVTGNAAVDSWYNEIKYYRFGASQPSNFSQVGHFTQVVWKNSRRLGVGIAKRGTSVYVVCNYDPPGNFGSQYAQNVVPRSN, encoded by the exons ATGAG CTTCACCACTTTTCAGCAAGCGGTGCTAGAGCGCCACAACACGCTTCGAGCGCGTCATTCGGCTGCTCCCCTAGCACTCGATTCAAATCTTTGCAACTTTGCACAGGAATGGGCAAAT GTTCTCGCAAGCAGGAATATAATGCAGCATCGATCAAATAACAAGTATGGAGAGAATCTGTACGCATCATTCGGAAACACGAATGTGACGGGCAACGCAGCAGTGGACAGCTGGTACAATGAAATAAAGTACTACCGGTTCGGAGCTTCCCAACCATCCAACTTTTCGCAAGTTGGTCACTTTACGCAGGTTGTTTGGAAAAACTCGCGACGTCTAGGGGTCGGTATTGCTAAAAGAGGTACAAGCGTCTACGTAGTTTGTAACTACGACCCACCTGGTAACTTTGGGTCCCAATACGCTCAAAATGTAGTACCACGTAGTAACTGA
- the LOC125955146 gene encoding structure-specific endonuclease subunit SLX4, whose translation MSRRIKYAKLRLTKPSDGPAKTCSHGVDEGAPAPADEGGNSLKTEKSSKYFLHGLAETCSSQGTFVEAEVGETSAELVECDIQNSRRRSTDVSESNADDGAKLPKLRKKAAAKGNTLISNFLNSQPIAQDDDFEESRPIAPPMKAKTKVQRASKKTTSSRRPRNQSDIRKVFSKYKNDHEVLQELLKEHSESDRIDPEQLQLAIAMSRSLAECDGTRNASTDNLSEQSTSDSLSSTERRIVGIRTTLEQFGFRCKNSYTDYDLNVIFGSAVCKNVKKIKHRRATNLIQRSAKDLMEYIETRVKKIFPAEMLAIENHSEACTSPGSCLSHLFWIAQTDQASMNIIEKYYVPELLEMNPAPVGFMLKDWSKIPGREPTPERACSNDFELNAADRKVEPNRASSPDLFEDCADAHDNTATAETADNSEPCERFSIGDNHAKAVPQFYPSVQNDQQTQNLNKSHYLEDPSECHQVNETNYRQNQTLNCSSSADRPICSPTQCTALTIDYDSNEDDKFVTASEEPQYAEGTFHHSTDNIFDDTDPDPTVDPDPIVSFEVYSSEEEKISAASKVPADMASQNDCPDLVTQSTSQSQQDLINIPNNPSYQLPQNGAGCENIEISNSASPVAKEPLVAEKKLSFHRIAIKARLSEALEGKKDMIETVDLLEIDDAEYHSESQCSMVQQEMQDDVLEISDDEVNYSLRRLSCATTDERPLQEVEQRLDEDPECTIIYQHDSPVINHDHALTSSLKPRENILSPSTNELLDESEILQKESNRSITENVAEDTIAYLYNLVKQFNLPPLGRQKEEINEDSAALSEHHNEISCLSKDATVNRSTHSTNDHSRTAKATTGRLSNFLQHYEEPLFEEHEIEAETLTTQSSFREVPRIASKNSVKRLKSFHHFDSPKEGGRLKRTASESGGFSASTPNEREQLVKMDRFKEKFEHLKLYSNSFRKSEFVINMVTEDPPNYDAMSVTEIERELFKYGLKLLDPEKAVKVLRHIYNEIHPFVRVVERINAVICPEDLDRNNDQRDRQNIVVHASANNQVGSLHSRICAFKLNIDEPNIILSSKPRKKMSWCTVPLHVSFFNMISENRMLQRQILRYEPVNLDYIHATLKEADLRYEINDLIAFLDKHCITFRSAASNGDRSKGRGSKVGSK comes from the exons ATGAGTAGGAGGATCAAGTACGCCAAATTAAGGCTAACTAAGCCGAGCGATGGTCCGGCAAAAACCTGCTCACACGGCGTCGACGAGGGAGCTCCCGCACCAGCCGACGAGGG CGGGAATAGcttaaaaaccgaaaaaagctCAAAATATTTCTTACACGGGTTGGCCGAAACTTGTTCCAGCCAGGGGACGTTCGTTGAGGCGGAGGTCGGAGAAACAAGCGCAGAACTGGTGGAGTGCGATATTCAAAATTCGCGCCGAAGAAGCACAGATGTGTCCGAATCAAACGCTGACGATGGAGCAAAACTTCCCAAATTGCGAAAGAAGGCCGCGGCCAAAGGGAACACGTTGATAAGCAATTTTCTAAACAGTCAACCTATTGCGCAAGATGACGATTTTGAAGAATCGCGACCGATTGCCCCTCcgatgaaagcgaaaacaaaagttCAGCGTGCGAGCAAGAAAACTACGTCCAGCCGACGACCGAGGAATCAATCAGATATAAGAAAAGTGTTCAGTAAATACAAAAATGATCACGAGGTGCTACAAGAATTGCTGAAGGAGCATAGTGAATCGGACCGGATTGATCCGGAGCAGCTACAGCTAGCAATAGCAATGTCACGATCCCTGGCGGAATGTGACGGAACACGAAATGCTAGCACTGATAATCTATCTGAACAATCTACTAGCGATTCGCTTTCATCAACCGAACGACGAATAGTGGGCATTCGGACCACTTTGGAACAGTTTGGGTTTCGGTGTAAAAATAGCTATACAGATTATGATTTGAATGTGATTTTCGGTAGTGCCGTTTGTAAAAATgtaaagaaaatcaaacataGGCGCGCAACTAATCTAATTCAGCGATCCGCTAAGGATTTGATGGAGTACATCGAAACACGAGTAAAGAAAATATTTCCGGCTGAAATGCTGGCGATAGAGAACCATTCTGAGGCTTGCACTAGCCCTGGATCGTGCTTAAGCCATTTGTTTTGGATTGCCCAGACGGATCAAGCAAGTATGAACATTATAGAGAAATACTATGTTCCAGAACTGTTAGAGATGAATCCAGCACCCGTCGGCTTCATGCTGAAGGATTGGAGTAAAATTCCTGGGAGAGAACCAACCCCTGAGAGGGCCTGTTCAAACGATTTTGAATTAAATGCTGCAGATCGGAAAGTGGAACCGAACAGAGCGTCCTCTCCGGATTTATTCGAAGATTGTGCTGATGCTCATGACAATACAGCCACTGCTGAAACAGCAGACAATAGTGAACCATGTGAAAGATTCTCCATTGGCGATAACCATGCCAAGGCTGTTCCTCAGTTTTATCCAAGCGTACAGAATGATCAACAAACtcaaaatttaaacaaaagcCATTACCTAGAAGATCCAAGTGAATGTCACCAAGTGAATGAAACCAATTACAGACAAAATCAGACTCTAAATTGCAGCAGTAGTGCGGATCGACCGATTTGCAGCCCCACGCAATGCACTGCTCTCACTATTGATTATGATTCTAATGAGGACGATAAATTTGTCACTGCATCGGAAGAGCCTCAATATGCTGAAGGCACTTTTCATCATAGCACGGATAACATATTCGATGATACAGATCCAGATCCTACCGTAGATCCAGATCCCATTGTAAGCTTTGAGGTGTATTCCAGCGAAGAAG AGAAGATTTCTGCAGCTTCAAAAGTACCAGCTGATATGGCTTCTCAGAATGATTGTCCCGATTTAGTAACCCAATCGACATCGCAATCACAACAGGATTTAATTAACATACCCAACAATCCCAGTTACCAGCTACCGCAGAATGGCGCAGGTTGTGAAAACATAGAAATATCGAACAGTGCCTCGCCAGTTGCGAAAGAACCGTTGGTAGCTGAGAAGAAACTATCCTTCCATCGGATTGCAATCAAGGCTCGACTGAGTGAGGCTttggaagggaagaaagatATGATTGAAACGGTAGATCTATTAGAAATCGACGATGCTGAATACCATTCCGAGTCGCAGTGCAGTATGGTGCAACAAGAAATGCAGGATGATGTTTTGGAAATCTCCGATGATGAGGTGAATTATTCCCTGCGCAGATTATCATGTGCAACCACGGACGAAAGACCGTTACAAGAAGTTGAACAACGTTTAGACGAAGATCCAGAGTGTACAATAATATACCAGCATGATTCACCGGTTATAAACCACGATCACGCGCTTACTAGCTCTTTAAAACCCCGTGAAAATattctctctccttctacCAATGAATTGTTAGATGAATCAGaaattttgcaaaaagaatCAAATCGGTCTATTACCGAAAACGTCGCCGAAGATACTATAGCATATTTGTATAACTTGGTGAAACAGTTCAACCTACCCCCATTAGGAAGgcagaaagaagaaatcaaTGAGGACTCTGCGGCGTTAAGTGAACATCATAATGAAATAAGTTGCTTGTCTAAAGACGCTACGGTAAACAGGAGCACCCATTCAACGAACGATCACAGTAGAACTGCTAAAGCAACAACTGGAAGGTTGTCAAATTTTCTGCAACATTACGAAGAACCGTTGTTTGAAGAGCACGAGATCGAAGCAGAAACATTGACAACACAAAGCAGCTTTCGTGAGGTACCAAGAATTGCTAGTAAAAACAGTGTAAAAAGACTTAAATCGTTTCATCACTTTGATTCGCCCAAGGAAGGTGGTCGATTAAAACGAACAGCGTCTGAATCTGGGGGTTTTTCGGCTTCAACACCGAATGAAAGAGAACAGTTGGTAAAAATGGATCGCTTTAAGGAAAAATTTGAGCACTTAAAGCTATATAGCAATTCGTTTCGAAAGTCTGAATTTGTTATCAATATGGTTACTGAGGACCCTCCGAACTACGATGCTATGTCAGTAACTGAGATTGAACGCGAGCTTTTTAAATATGGTCTAAAGTTATTGGATCCCGAGAAAGCCGTAAAGGTGCTCCGCCATATTTACAATGAAATCCATCCATTCGTGAGAGTGGTTGAGAGAATAAATGCAGTCATCTGCCCAGAAGATTTGGATAGAAATAACGATCAACGTGATCGACAAAATATTGTGGTACATGCTAGTGCAAACAATCAAGTAGGGTCGTTGCATTCTAGAATATGTGCCTTTAAATTGAACATCGATGAACCAAACATCATTTTGTCATCTAAACCTCGAAAGAAG ATGAGTTGGTGTACGGTTCCTTTACATGTATCTTTTTTCAACATGATATCAGAGAACCGAATGTTACAGAGACAGATTTTGCGATACGAACCTGTGAACTTGGATTACATTCATGCAACATTGAAGGAGGCGGATTTGCGCTACGAAATAAAT GATCTGATTGCTTTTTTGGATAAACATTGTATAACATTTCGGAGCGCGGCTTCCAATGGCGATCGTTCGAAAGGAAGAGGATCAAAGGTTGGAAGCAAATAG
- the LOC125955155 gene encoding uncharacterized protein LOC125955155, which yields MGGVDTSRWKPRRAKGTVIFKTRNQFAWGVIAAGTVIFGVVYSIASYIGGEELKQRMQRDFYEKTEEEIDRRNLMRFSLVAPKRGDTIRKLLEEEKDDQARK from the exons ATGGGCGGTGTGGACACGAGTCGGTGGAAGCCGCGCCGTGCAAAGGGAACCGTGATTTTCAAAACGAGAAACCAATTCGCTTGGGGAGTGATAGCAGCCGGCACGGTTATCTTTGGAGTAGTTTA CTCCATCGCTAGTTACATTGGAGGTGAAGAGCTCAAGCAACGCATGCAGAGAGATTTTTACGAAAAGACTGAGGAggagatcgatcgaaggaatCTGATGCGATTCAGTTTGGTGGCACCGAAGCGCGGCGACACTATCCGGAAGCTtttggaagaggaaaaggacgaTCAGGCCCGGAAGTAA
- the LOC125953722 gene encoding putative glycerol kinase 5 isoform X3: protein MEGCTAVYHIASLDIGTTTIRCFIYAAEKNGQPVTVGTAYDHVDLLYPAPGWVEINPDKLWASVLKTIKRATEDAKLSINQLTCLAISTQRNSFTCWHRQTGETYHNFITWKDLRADDLVKQWNGSLTLRLLKFGASFLHFFTRSKRFLAGSVIKLMNPQVTLRLAWVLQNNTAVQEDLKSGSVLYGTIDSWLLYRLRQGSDRTRPVEHISDVTNCTSTGLYDPFSQQWAGWATNLFSIKKELLPEVVDNSHDFGYVHESLLGAKIKIGASVSDQSASLWGTCCFQRGDVKITMGTGSFLNVNTGPKCLASVHGLYPLIGHKLQEASSNTDITYLMEGSSNDTGSIIEWALNVGLFEDPADSADMAQSVPHTDGVLFVPAFSGLGPPIHDDTAGSGFIGIKASTRKEHLVRAVLESLAFRVALLYDCALKETGFSFVSIKVDGGVSKNDFICQTLADLTGVQVERGEVTDSSALGAMFMAGLNCGVWSSKQQLVQGIDINHKWDRKVRRTKPKSLDVYLRLLVKLYRFLYRRTHKKFNKIIMRRLFMSRTNRPPISLARVANLMKVRGKDDKSIAVVVGTVTNDVRKLNVPKLNICALRVTEKARERILKNGGKILTFDQLALLAPTGKNTVLMQGKRTAREAFTHFGRAPGVPHSNTRPYVQSKGRKFEKARGRRSSCGFKN, encoded by the exons ATGGAAGGTTGTACGGCAGTGTATCACATCGCCTCGCTCGACATTGGCACCACCACTATACGATGTTTCATTTATGCTGCCGAAAAAAACGGACAACCAGTTACGGTCGGAACGGCGTATGATCAT GTCGATCTACTCTACCCAGCCCCTGGTTGGGTTGAAATCAATCCAGATAAACTATGGGCGAGTGTGCTGAAAACGATCAAGCGAGCCACCGAAG ATGCCAAATTAAGCATCAACCAGCTAACATGCCTTGCCATATCGACTCAACGTAACAGCTTCACCTGTTGGCACCGGCAGACCGGCGAGACCTATCACAATTTCATCACCTGGAAGGACCTTCGTGCTGATGACCTTGTAAAGCAATGGAATGGGAGCTTGACCTTACGGCTGTTAAAGTTTGGTGCTAGTTTCTTGCACTTTTTCACACGCAGTAAACGATTTCTAGCTGGAAGTGTGATTAAATTGATGAACCCCCAGGTAACGCTACGATTGGCCTGGGTGCTACAGAATAATACGGCAGTGCAGGAGGACCTCAAGTCTGGAAGCGTTCTGTACGGTACCATTGATTCTTGGTTGCTTTACCGTTTGCGACAAGGAAGCGATCGCACAAGGCCAGTAGAACACATCAGCGACGTTACGAACTGTACCTCAACCGGACTGTATGATCCATTCAGTCAACAATGGGCCGGATGGGCtacaaatttattttcaatcaaG AAAGAGCTGCTGCCAGAGGTGGTCGACAATTCGCACGATTTTGGCTACGTGCACGAGTCGTTGCTAGGAGCGAAGATCAAAATAGGCGCCTCCGTTTCTGATCAGTCCGCGTCTCTGTGGGGCACCTGTTGCTTCCAGCGTGGCGATGTTAAGATCACCATGGGAACGGGATCCTTCCTGAACGTTAACACTGGACCGAAGTGCCTTGCCTCGGTGCACGGACTGTACCCCTTGATCGGGCACAAGCTGCAGGAAGCATCGAGTAACACGGATATTACCTATCTCATGGAAGGTTCATCCAACGACACGGGCTCAATAATCGAGTGGGCATTGAATGTGGGACTGTTCGAGGATCCAGCGGACAGTGCGGACATGGCACAGTCAGTTCCGCACACCGATGGCGTTCTCTTCGTTCCTGCTTTCAGTGGACTTGGC CCACCCATTCACGACGATACCGCTGGAAGTGGATTCATCGGTATAAAAGCGTCAACTCGCAAGGAGCATTTGGTGCGAGCCGTGCTCGAAAGTCTTGCCTTTCGAGTGGCGCTTTTGTACGATTGTGCGTTAAAGGAAACGGGATTCTCTTTCGTCAGCATCAAGGTGGATGGTGGAGTTTCCAAAAACGATTTCATCTGCCAAACACTGGCAGACCTGACGGGAGTCCAGGTGGAACGCGGAGAAGTGACCGATTCTTCAGCCCTCGGGGCTATGTTTATGGCTGGACTGAACTGTGGTGTCTggagcagcaagcagcagctggtgcag GGTATCGACATCAATCACAAGTGGGACCGTAAGGTTCGTCGCACGAAGCCGAAGTCGTTGGACGTGTACCTTCGGCTGCTGGTGAAG CTATACCGCTTCCTGTACCGTCGTACACACAAGAAGTTCAACAAGATCATCATGCGCCGCCTGTTCATGAGCAGAACGAACCGGCCCCCGATTTCGTTGGCCCGTGTCGCCAACCTGATGAAGGTGCGTGGCAAGGATGACAAATCGATCGCTGTTGTGGTTGGCACCGTGACGAACGACGTCCGCAAGCTGAACGTGCCGAAGCTGAACATCTGTGCTCTTCGCGTAACGGAGAAGGCTCGTGAGCGTATCCTGAAGAACGGTGGTAAGATCCTGACGTTCGACCAGCTGGCTCTCCTCGCCCCGACCGGAAAGAACACCGTGTTGATGCAAGGCAAGCGCACCGCCCGTGAGGCGTTCACCCACTTCGGACGGGCTCCTGGCGTACCGCACTCGAACACCCGGCCGTATGTCCAATCTAAGGGCCGCAAATTCGAGAAGGCTCGTGGACGCCGTAGCAGCTGCGGTTTCAAGAACTAA
- the LOC125953722 gene encoding 60S ribosomal protein L18 isoform X2 has product MGIDINHKWDRKVRRTKPKSLDVYLRLLVKLYRFLYRRTHKKFNKIIMRRLFMSRTNRPPISLARVANLMKVRGKDDKSIAVVVGTVTNDVRKLNVPKLNICALRVTEKARERILKNGGKILTFDQLALLAPTGKNTVLMQGKRTAREAFTHFGRAPGVPHSNTRPYVQSKGRKFEKARGRRSSCGFKN; this is encoded by the exons ATG GGTATCGACATCAATCACAAGTGGGACCGTAAGGTTCGTCGCACGAAGCCGAAGTCGTTGGACGTGTACCTTCGGCTGCTGGTGAAG CTATACCGCTTCCTGTACCGTCGTACACACAAGAAGTTCAACAAGATCATCATGCGCCGCCTGTTCATGAGCAGAACGAACCGGCCCCCGATTTCGTTGGCCCGTGTCGCCAACCTGATGAAGGTGCGTGGCAAGGATGACAAATCGATCGCTGTTGTGGTTGGCACCGTGACGAACGACGTCCGCAAGCTGAACGTGCCGAAGCTGAACATCTGTGCTCTTCGCGTAACGGAGAAGGCTCGTGAGCGTATCCTGAAGAACGGTGGTAAGATCCTGACGTTCGACCAGCTGGCTCTCCTCGCCCCGACCGGAAAGAACACCGTGTTGATGCAAGGCAAGCGCACCGCCCGTGAGGCGTTCACCCACTTCGGACGGGCTCCTGGCGTACCGCACTCGAACACCCGGCCGTATGTCCAATCTAAGGGCCGCAAATTCGAGAAGGCTCGTGGACGCCGTAGCAGCTGCGGTTTCAAGAACTAA
- the LOC125953716 gene encoding folliculin yields MNAIIALCHFCEVHGPGAIFCTQTLRETNIHELDISFDIDRKGCAACNSLGNNLGLVSRDPESNANFVSSQIPVIPETFPLVKTAAFRSLSSEVSYTASEGGFVFFGDAKHGHVLSHAFHLTDSEARGFQKRFSIVILMKDKMFLLNTQPFLADCMAKVSRELQEYARLVHEDDQRRQGLDRAQRINKCLGGASTSSNGSNATTNRSLVELTGKESIYAYVHAHFSFILWAGARYLTESITLGCPSTPVWLGKETEEGFAIVQSDKEGYQMRRLGGLASGDKSLEQIDERTRAKYSLRMFRSILKANFLSVCYCALTGIQIVIRGTPVKGYCLVANLKKFLPEALHKLARAHAETYTSANEFRIINLKQEAIAPHSSSSIMRVDLVDDRDKDTVAVCAWEGELPNKLPSLLQKIIKAIDEELFNDHALDKHLRVLVEEWKNKVVCIRKVSSNQDVAKIKKIMGVQPQDQVLINYWYNHL; encoded by the exons ATGAATGCCATAATAGCGTTGTGCCACTTCTGTGAAGTTCATG GGCCTGGTGCGATCTTCTGTACACAAACGCTGCGAGAAACCAACATACACGAGTTGGACATTAGCTTCGACATCGACCGGAAGGGATGCGCCGCCTGCAACTCGTTGGGAAACAATCTCGGACTCGTCAGCCGCGATCCGGAAAGCAACGCCAACTTTGTCAGCAGCCAAATACCGGTCATTCCCGAAACGTTTCCTCTAGTCAAAACCGCCGCCTTCCGAAGCCTCAGCTCTGAGGTCAGCTATACAGCATCCGAGGGtggatttgtgtttttcgGAGACGCCAAACATGGCCACGTGCTCAGCCATGCATTTCATCTGACCGACTCGGAGGCAAGGGGCTTTCAGAAGCGGTTCTCTATCGTGATCTTGATGAAGGATAAAATGTTCCTTCTCAACACCCAACCCTTTCTGGCGGACTGCATGGCCAAGGTGTCCCGTGAACTGCAAGAGTACGCTCGGTTAGTGCACGAGGATGATCAGCGGCGGCAGGGTTTGGATCGGGCGCAGCGCATTAACAAATGCCTCGGCGGTGCCTCAACGAGCAGCAACGGCTCCAATGCGACAACCAATCGTTCCTTGGTAGAGTTGACGGGCAAGGAGTCCATTTATGCGTACGTCCATGCACACTTTTCCTTCATACTTTGGGCTGGTGCCCGATACCTAACGGAAAGCATCACTCTCGGTTGTCCTTCGACGCCGGTGTGGCTGGgaaaggaaacggaagaagGTTTCGCCATCGTCCAGTCGGACAAGGAAGGCTATCAGATGCGCCGACTCGGTGGTCTCGCTAGCGGCGATAAAAGCCTTGAACAAATCGATGAGCGAACGCGCGCCAAATATTCGCTGCGTATGTTCCGAAGCATTTTGAAGGCCAATTTCCTTTCCGTCTGCTACTGTGCGCTGACGGGGATTCAAATCGTTATCCGTGGCACTCCGGTCAAGGGGTATTGCTTGGTGGCAAATTTGAAAAAGTTTCTTCCTGAGGCACTGCACAAACTAGCCAGAGCGCATGCAGAAACCTACACATCGGCCAACGAGTTCCGTATCATCAACCTGAAACAGGAAGCAATTGCGCCCCATTCGTCCAGCAGCATAATGCGCGTCGATCTGGTCGATGACCGTGATAAGGATACGGTTGCAGTGTGCGCTTGGGAGGGTGAACTTCCTAACAAAC TTCCGAGCTTGTTGCAAAAGATCATTAAAGCAATCGATGAAGAGCTGTTTAACGATCATGCGCTAGACAAACATTTACGGGTACTCGTCGAGGAGTGGAAGAA CAAAGTGGTCTGCATTCGAAAGGTAAGCTCCAACCAGGACGTGGCCAAGATTAAGAAAATCATGGGAGTGCAGCCACAAGACCAAGTCCTAATCAATTATTGGTATAACCATCTCTAG